The proteins below come from a single Streptococcus hyointestinalis genomic window:
- a CDS encoding DUF2200 domain-containing protein: MKIFEMTFARMAYVNKVERKQRTREELDEVITWLTGYSEEEIALMCDSQLTMRYFFEQAPTYNPKADLITGVICGVKVQSVKDPLMKKIRQLDKLVDELAKGKAMDKIKRG; this comes from the coding sequence ATGAAGATTTTTGAGATGACCTTTGCTCGTATGGCTTATGTCAATAAAGTGGAGCGTAAACAGCGCACAAGAGAAGAGCTTGATGAAGTGATAACTTGGCTGACAGGCTATAGTGAGGAGGAGATAGCCCTTATGTGTGATAGTCAGCTCACAATGCGTTATTTTTTTGAGCAAGCACCAACTTACAACCCAAAAGCAGACTTGATTACAGGAGTGATTTGTGGAGTAAAGGTGCAGAGTGTCAAAGACCCTTTGATGAAAAAAATCCGCCAACTAGACAAGCTAGTTGACGAATTAGCAAAAGGGAAGGCTATGGACAAGATAAAGCGTGGGTAA
- a CDS encoding Eco57I restriction-modification methylase domain-containing protein: MITNFEFLKVDDLTAELFQTANTAEKSYADKDYETTLFKARKLAEHCALLVADQEFVDVTPRMTFHQVLEVIKDKIDKKAVVNAFYDIKGKGNNAVHNLNSAEATQENALKTLKQVFYILVWFMKTYTFEEAQVEYLQFLEPEAQARYQAAERKFIYIQEADTSDGDLPRYEGKQKIGEGTIPEDDLEADWTANSGFLRQEAPKRIKQYMHTSGLAFNLGWVELAYVKANKTWFHDKDVHRVLLRSGVKRADKLEGTEWFECDLETAKKAIQAVKEGRSSIMAEIPTQKEPAIVLRPEQKAAVTQTKKVFKKKDRMLWNAKMRFGKTLTALQLVKDEAFQKVLILTHRPVVKDSWAEDFDKMQMTKAGYLYGSDSKGETIENLKKGDKPFVYFASIQKLRYGQGQVNLDKFSDVDWDLVIIDEAHEGTQTELSSIIFNHVIKDKTKLLELSGTPFNLLDQYEDEQVYTWDYVMEQRAKLEWKLAHPDEPNPYEKLPEVNMFTFEMKDKAKFADESKSFNFREFFRVDDKGLLVYEADVRKFLDNITNYDDKTQYPFSTKHYREQLRHTLWLLPGVKEANAFEDLLKKHPIFGKEYKIVNVVRGTSSDNGIASQDDLDKVRQAIGSDPSETKTITLTVRKLTTGVNVPEWTAVLFLSNTNSAMNYLQAAFRAQTPFSHEKLGMKKECFVFDFAPDRALTVMAESAQINSGVGKKNTQQQKDAMTSLLNFMPILSSTDNGMQTYDVDKMLVQLKKVYAEKAVRSGFEDDSLYNDNLLMLDADAVATFNNLKGIVGTTGKQGKQKIVVNENDLTDEEYDRGERAKKKPARERTPEEKEAIEKIKQAQKDRKALISILRGVSIRIPMMIYGMSVDLNQDITIKDFINHVDEKSWQEFMPKGFTKGMFREIQKYYDPQVFIEAGRIIRNKAKSYDKLDVLTRAERIAELFATFKNPDKETVLTPWRVVNMQLVKTLGGLNFYDDSFSRTTTNAISNLHWVEQPETDTVYRKDAKILDINAKTGLYPLHVALSLYYQKVEANTDPHFEADKVYQDILRENVYAIAKTPMAKTITERTLAGYKPLETNVHYIEDFSNLIKQDTQKGQEKIKEAFGNVKFDVVVGNPPYQESDGGAQASASPIYNKFVECAKSLNPNIITLIMPSRWYIGGKGLEQFRMTMLTDPHLKELHDFLNPSDVFPNTNIRGGVCVINWDKSYDNTKDLTRVVTYENGQIKKDIKRPLKIKDLDIFIREYDALSILEKVNTYSGERLHEGKISDIASPLKPYGFRGFFIKDKRFHADDTGLTEPIVCYGKGAVGFVERSEIKNKTEWIDTWKVFTARANNIGTELNDDNFNTIIGEPGTICTETYIVIGADLDLDKKSANNLSNYLKTKFSRFLHSLAKSSQDAARTTYQFIPLQNFTSSSDIDWTQSVAEIDAQLYRKYALSQEEIDFIETHVKEMS, from the coding sequence ATGATAACCAATTTTGAGTTTTTAAAAGTAGATGACTTGACAGCCGAGCTTTTCCAGACGGCAAATACAGCTGAAAAAAGCTATGCAGACAAGGACTATGAGACGACGCTATTTAAGGCGAGAAAACTAGCTGAACACTGTGCACTGTTGGTCGCTGACCAAGAGTTTGTTGATGTGACGCCACGCATGACCTTTCACCAAGTACTAGAGGTCATCAAGGATAAAATTGACAAAAAAGCGGTGGTCAATGCCTTTTATGACATCAAAGGTAAGGGAAATAACGCTGTACATAACCTCAACTCAGCTGAAGCCACACAGGAAAATGCCCTCAAAACGCTCAAGCAGGTTTTCTATATCCTAGTCTGGTTTATGAAAACCTATACTTTTGAAGAGGCACAGGTCGAGTATCTGCAGTTTTTAGAGCCAGAAGCTCAAGCACGCTATCAAGCAGCCGAGCGTAAGTTTATCTATATCCAAGAGGCAGATACAAGTGACGGCGATTTGCCTCGCTATGAAGGTAAGCAAAAGATCGGTGAGGGGACTATCCCAGAGGATGATTTGGAGGCGGACTGGACAGCTAACAGCGGCTTTTTGAGACAGGAAGCGCCTAAGCGTATCAAGCAATACATGCACACATCTGGCTTGGCTTTTAATCTTGGCTGGGTGGAGCTTGCCTACGTCAAGGCAAATAAAACATGGTTTCATGATAAGGATGTACACCGTGTGCTTCTTCGCTCAGGTGTCAAGCGTGCCGACAAATTAGAAGGAACAGAGTGGTTTGAGTGTGACCTTGAGACGGCTAAGAAAGCCATTCAAGCGGTCAAAGAGGGACGCTCATCTATCATGGCGGAAATCCCCACTCAAAAAGAGCCAGCTATCGTATTGCGTCCTGAGCAGAAAGCTGCTGTTACACAGACTAAGAAAGTCTTTAAGAAAAAAGACCGCATGCTCTGGAATGCCAAAATGCGCTTTGGTAAAACCTTGACAGCCCTGCAGTTAGTCAAGGATGAAGCTTTTCAAAAGGTTCTTATCCTCACACACCGCCCTGTTGTTAAGGATTCTTGGGCAGAGGACTTTGACAAGATGCAAATGACAAAGGCAGGCTATCTTTACGGCTCAGACAGCAAGGGTGAGACTATTGAAAATCTCAAAAAAGGGGATAAGCCCTTTGTCTACTTTGCCTCCATCCAAAAGCTCCGCTATGGACAAGGTCAGGTCAATCTGGACAAGTTTTCGGATGTGGATTGGGACTTGGTCATTATTGACGAGGCGCACGAGGGGACACAGACAGAGCTCAGCTCAATCATTTTCAATCATGTCATCAAGGACAAGACCAAGCTCTTAGAGCTGTCAGGCACGCCCTTTAATCTCCTTGACCAGTACGAGGACGAGCAGGTCTATACTTGGGACTATGTCATGGAGCAAAGAGCCAAGCTAGAGTGGAAGCTTGCTCATCCTGACGAGCCAAACCCTTATGAAAAACTACCAGAGGTCAACATGTTTACCTTTGAGATGAAGGATAAGGCAAAGTTCGCAGACGAGAGCAAGTCCTTTAACTTCCGTGAGTTTTTCCGTGTGGATGACAAGGGTCTGCTGGTCTATGAGGCTGACGTGCGAAAGTTCCTTGACAATATCACCAACTATGATGACAAGACTCAGTATCCCTTCTCAACTAAGCACTATCGCGAGCAATTGCGCCATACTCTCTGGCTCTTACCAGGTGTCAAGGAAGCCAATGCCTTTGAGGACTTGCTCAAAAAGCACCCTATCTTTGGCAAGGAGTACAAGATTGTCAATGTCGTGCGTGGTACATCTAGCGACAATGGTATCGCAAGTCAAGATGACCTTGACAAGGTGAGACAGGCGATTGGTTCTGACCCGAGTGAGACCAAGACCATCACACTGACCGTGCGTAAGCTGACCACAGGTGTCAATGTGCCTGAGTGGACAGCTGTGCTCTTTCTCTCAAATACCAACAGCGCCATGAACTACCTGCAGGCTGCCTTTCGAGCGCAGACGCCATTTTCTCATGAAAAGCTGGGTATGAAAAAAGAGTGCTTTGTCTTTGACTTTGCACCCGATAGAGCGTTGACCGTCATGGCTGAAAGTGCGCAAATCAACTCTGGCGTCGGCAAGAAAAACACCCAGCAGCAAAAAGACGCTATGACGAGTCTCCTCAACTTCATGCCCATCCTCTCAAGCACGGATAACGGCATGCAGACCTATGATGTGGACAAAATGCTGGTGCAGCTCAAAAAAGTCTACGCTGAAAAAGCCGTCCGCTCAGGCTTTGAGGACGACAGTCTCTATAATGACAACCTCCTCATGCTAGACGCTGATGCTGTCGCTACCTTTAACAACCTCAAAGGTATCGTAGGTACTACTGGCAAGCAAGGAAAACAAAAAATCGTCGTCAATGAAAACGACTTGACCGACGAAGAGTACGACCGTGGCGAGCGTGCCAAGAAGAAACCAGCTAGAGAGCGCACTCCAGAGGAAAAGGAAGCCATCGAAAAAATCAAGCAGGCGCAAAAAGACCGTAAAGCCCTTATCTCTATTTTGCGTGGGGTGTCTATCCGTATCCCCATGATGATTTACGGTATGAGCGTTGACCTCAATCAGGACATCACCATCAAGGACTTTATCAATCATGTGGATGAGAAGTCTTGGCAAGAGTTCATGCCAAAGGGCTTCACCAAGGGTATGTTTAGAGAAATCCAGAAATACTATGACCCTCAGGTCTTTATCGAGGCGGGGCGTATCATCCGAAACAAAGCCAAGTCCTATGACAAGCTAGACGTACTGACGCGTGCCGAGCGTATCGCTGAGCTCTTTGCGACCTTTAAGAACCCAGACAAGGAAACCGTCCTGACCCCTTGGCGAGTGGTCAATATGCAGTTGGTCAAGACCCTAGGTGGACTCAACTTCTACGATGATAGCTTTAGCAGGACAACCACTAACGCCATCAGCAACCTCCACTGGGTGGAACAGCCAGAGACAGATACGGTCTACCGCAAGGACGCTAAAATCCTAGACATCAATGCCAAGACCGGACTCTATCCGCTACATGTAGCCCTCAGTCTCTACTACCAAAAGGTAGAGGCAAATACCGACCCCCACTTTGAGGCAGACAAGGTCTATCAAGATATCCTGAGAGAAAATGTCTACGCCATCGCTAAAACGCCAATGGCAAAGACTATCACCGAGCGCACCCTAGCAGGCTACAAACCTCTTGAGACCAATGTGCACTACATCGAGGACTTCTCAAACCTCATCAAACAAGACACACAAAAAGGACAAGAAAAAATCAAGGAGGCATTTGGAAACGTGAAATTTGACGTCGTTGTAGGCAATCCACCGTATCAAGAAAGTGACGGTGGAGCTCAGGCAAGTGCGAGCCCTATTTATAATAAATTTGTGGAATGTGCTAAAAGTTTAAATCCAAATATTATTACTTTGATTATGCCAAGTCGTTGGTACATTGGAGGTAAAGGATTAGAACAATTTAGAATGACTATGTTAACCGACCCTCATCTGAAAGAATTACATGATTTTTTGAATCCAAGTGATGTTTTTCCAAACACTAACATCAGAGGTGGGGTTTGTGTCATCAATTGGGATAAATCCTATGACAATACAAAGGATTTAACGAGAGTAGTCACATACGAAAATGGACAAATAAAAAAAGATATAAAACGACCTTTAAAAATAAAAGATTTAGATATTTTTATTCGAGAATACGATGCACTAAGTATTCTTGAAAAAGTAAATACTTATTCTGGCGAACGGTTGCATGAAGGGAAAATCTCTGATATCGCGTCGCCGCTGAAGCCGTACGGCTTCCGCGGCTTCTTTATCAAAGATAAAAGGTTTCATGCTGACGACACAGGTTTGACTGAACCCATTGTGTGTTACGGTAAGGGGGCGGTTGGCTTTGTCGAGCGTAGCGAGATTAAAAATAAAACAGAGTGGATTGATACATGGAAAGTATTTACAGCAAGAGCTAACAATATAGGGACAGAGTTGAATGATGATAATTTCAATACAATTATCGGGGAGCCAGGAACAATTTGTACAGAGACTTATATTGTAATTGGAGCTGATTTGGATTTAGATAAAAAGTCAGCAAATAATTTATCAAATTATTTAAAAACTAAGTTTTCAAGATTTTTACATAGCCTAGCTAAATCAAGTCAGGATGCTGCTAGAACAACTTATCAATTTATTCCCCTCCAAAACTTCACGTCAAGCTCGGACATTGACTGGACACAGTCGGTGGCTGAGATTGACGCCCAGCTCTACCGCAAATACGCCCTCTCACAAGAAGAAATCGATTTTATTGAGACCCATGTCAAGGAGATGAGCTGA
- a CDS encoding PBECR4 domain-containing protein, whose product MVKGRKDYKKPSIKESVALKRYLAIMNRAAHFFETYFRNRVVYYGTELETIAIYFSATNFMHLCGVKYEKGAASFFDDCLNHHLVLEDMMIKRDGTTFQKLQVLASIDELIGSHVYLTQAGRYLYLEFDYALRTKKQILALTLKDTSLKIVPQSLLDLKRQKSFPTGVPVQCIYAKTFHSDKVEVYYLEENSSLSDFRD is encoded by the coding sequence ATGGTAAAAGGACGAAAAGATTACAAGAAACCTAGTATAAAAGAAAGTGTAGCCCTAAAGCGTTATCTAGCCATCATGAATAGAGCAGCTCACTTTTTTGAGACTTATTTTAGAAACAGAGTGGTTTATTATGGTACTGAGTTAGAGACTATTGCCATCTATTTTTCAGCGACAAATTTCATGCATTTATGTGGGGTTAAGTATGAAAAAGGAGCAGCCAGCTTTTTTGATGATTGCCTAAATCACCATTTAGTACTTGAGGATATGATGATTAAACGAGACGGAACCACTTTTCAAAAATTACAAGTTCTAGCCTCCATTGATGAATTGATTGGTAGCCACGTTTATCTAACACAGGCAGGACGTTATCTATATCTGGAATTTGACTATGCTCTGCGAACGAAAAAGCAAATTTTAGCGCTCACTTTGAAAGATACTAGTTTAAAAATTGTTCCACAGTCATTATTAGACTTAAAGAGACAGAAGAGCTTTCCAACAGGCGTTCCTGTTCAGTGCATTTACGCAAAGACCTTTCATTCTGATAAAGTAGAGGTTTACTATCTGGAAGAAAACAGCTCTCTATCTGATTTTAGAGACTGA